The Burkholderia mayonis genome window below encodes:
- a CDS encoding MFS transporter: MPLPLFALAVAAFGIGTTEFVIMGLLPNVARDLGVSIPAAGMLVSGYALGVTIGAPILAVVTAKMPRKAALLALIGVFIVGNLFCAVAPGYASLMIARVVTAFCHGAFFGIGSVVASSLVAPNKRAQAIALMFTGLTLANVLGVPLGTALGQAFGWRATFWAVTGIGALAAAALAVCVPKRLEMPAAGIAREFGVLRNPQVLMVLGISVLASASLFTVFTYITPILEDVTRFTPHDVTLVLLLFGLGLTVGGTVGGKLADWRRMPSLVATLAAIGVVLAAFAGTMHAPLPALATIFVWGVLAFAIVPPLQILIVDRASHAPNLASTLNQGAFNLGNALGAWLGGAAIHAGVPLAKLPWAGAALAAAALALTLWSASLERRAIAGPAECA; this comes from the coding sequence ATGCCACTGCCCCTGTTCGCCCTTGCCGTTGCCGCATTTGGTATCGGTACCACCGAGTTCGTCATCATGGGCCTCCTGCCGAACGTCGCGCGCGATCTCGGCGTGTCGATTCCGGCGGCGGGCATGCTCGTGTCCGGTTATGCGCTCGGCGTCACGATCGGCGCGCCGATCCTCGCCGTCGTCACCGCGAAGATGCCGCGCAAGGCGGCGCTCCTCGCGCTCATCGGCGTGTTCATCGTCGGCAATCTCTTTTGCGCGGTCGCACCCGGCTACGCGTCGCTGATGATCGCGCGCGTCGTCACCGCGTTCTGCCACGGCGCGTTCTTCGGGATCGGCTCGGTCGTCGCGAGCAGCCTCGTCGCGCCGAACAAGCGCGCGCAGGCGATCGCGCTGATGTTCACGGGCTTGACGCTCGCGAACGTGCTCGGCGTGCCGCTCGGCACCGCGCTCGGGCAGGCGTTCGGCTGGCGCGCGACGTTCTGGGCCGTCACCGGCATCGGCGCGCTCGCGGCGGCGGCGCTCGCCGTCTGCGTGCCGAAGCGCCTCGAGATGCCCGCGGCGGGCATCGCGCGCGAGTTCGGCGTGCTGCGCAATCCACAGGTGCTGATGGTGCTCGGCATCAGCGTGCTCGCGTCGGCGAGCCTCTTCACCGTGTTCACGTACATCACGCCGATCCTCGAAGACGTGACGCGCTTCACGCCTCACGACGTCACGCTCGTGCTGCTGCTCTTCGGCCTCGGCCTGACGGTCGGCGGCACGGTGGGCGGCAAGCTCGCCGACTGGCGGCGGATGCCGTCGCTCGTCGCGACGCTCGCCGCGATCGGCGTCGTGCTCGCCGCGTTCGCGGGCACGATGCACGCGCCGTTGCCTGCGCTCGCGACGATCTTCGTATGGGGCGTGCTCGCGTTCGCGATCGTGCCGCCTCTGCAGATCCTGATCGTCGATCGCGCGAGCCACGCGCCGAATCTCGCGTCGACGCTCAACCAGGGCGCGTTCAATCTCGGCAACGCGCTCGGCGCCTGGTTGGGCGGCGCCGCGATCCACGCGGGCGTGCCGCTCGCGAAGCTGCCGTGGGCGGGCGCCGCGCTCGCGGCGGCGGCGCTCGCGCTGACGTTGTGGTCGGCGTCGCTCGAACGGCGCGCGATCGCGGGGCCCGCCGAATGCGCGTGA
- a CDS encoding DUF2783 domain-containing protein — translation MHLDARLRLSDPDAFYEALIDMHRDLPDSESQFVNAKLILLLANQVGDLDVLREAMALARSGAVTLDGAPGASAPQ, via the coding sequence ATGCACCTCGACGCTCGCTTGCGTCTGTCCGATCCGGACGCATTCTACGAAGCGCTGATCGACATGCACCGCGACTTGCCCGACAGCGAGAGCCAGTTCGTCAACGCGAAGCTGATCCTGCTGCTCGCGAACCAGGTCGGCGATCTCGACGTGCTGCGCGAAGCGATGGCGCTCGCGCGCAGCGGCGCTGTGACGCTCGACGGCGCGCCCGGCGCGTCGGCGCCGCAATGA
- a CDS encoding MFS transporter: MKTILTRDFLALILSVAVVGLGTGATLPLTALALTEAGHGTDIVGMLTAAQAGGGLVVVPFVSAITKRLGARQVIVASVLVLAAATALMQFTSSLVVWGVLRVVCGAALMLLFTIGEAWVNQLADDATRGRVVAIYATNFTLFQMAGPVLVSQIAGMTNARFALSGALFLLALPSLASIRKTPVGDEPHHEAHDRWTRVMPKMPALIVGTAFFALFDTLALSLLPLFAMERGVASDTAVLLAAILLFGDTAMQFPIGWLADKLGRERVHIGAGCVVLALLPLLPAVVATPWLCWPLLFVLGAAAGSVYTLSLVACGQRFRGSALVTASSLVSASWSAASFGGPLVAGALMKQLGGDALIGVLIVSALAFVGAALWERRALPVQAARQER; encoded by the coding sequence ATGAAGACGATCCTCACCCGCGATTTCCTCGCGCTCATTCTCAGCGTCGCCGTGGTCGGCCTGGGCACGGGCGCCACGCTCCCCCTCACCGCACTCGCGCTCACCGAAGCGGGCCACGGCACCGACATCGTCGGCATGCTGACCGCCGCGCAGGCAGGCGGCGGCCTCGTCGTCGTGCCGTTCGTGTCGGCGATCACGAAGCGTCTCGGCGCGCGGCAGGTCATCGTCGCATCGGTGCTCGTGCTCGCCGCGGCGACCGCGCTGATGCAGTTCACGTCGAGCCTCGTCGTCTGGGGCGTGCTGCGCGTCGTCTGCGGCGCGGCGCTGATGCTGCTCTTCACGATCGGCGAGGCGTGGGTCAACCAGCTCGCCGACGATGCGACGCGCGGACGCGTCGTCGCGATCTACGCGACGAACTTCACGCTGTTCCAGATGGCGGGCCCCGTGCTCGTCAGCCAGATCGCCGGGATGACGAACGCGCGCTTCGCGCTGAGCGGCGCGCTCTTCCTGCTCGCGCTGCCGTCGCTCGCGTCGATCCGCAAGACGCCTGTCGGCGACGAGCCGCATCACGAAGCGCACGATCGCTGGACGCGCGTGATGCCGAAGATGCCCGCGCTCATCGTCGGCACCGCGTTCTTCGCGCTGTTCGACACGCTCGCGCTGTCGCTGTTGCCGCTCTTCGCGATGGAGCGCGGCGTCGCGAGCGATACGGCCGTGCTGCTCGCGGCGATCCTGCTGTTCGGCGACACCGCGATGCAGTTCCCGATCGGCTGGCTCGCCGACAAGCTCGGCCGCGAACGCGTGCACATCGGCGCGGGCTGCGTCGTGCTCGCGCTGCTGCCGCTCCTGCCCGCCGTCGTCGCGACGCCGTGGCTCTGCTGGCCGCTTCTCTTCGTGCTCGGCGCGGCGGCGGGCAGCGTCTACACGCTGTCGCTCGTTGCATGCGGGCAGCGCTTTCGCGGCTCGGCGCTCGTGACGGCGAGCTCGCTCGTGTCGGCGTCTTGGAGCGCGGCGAGCTTCGGCGGGCCGCTCGTCGCGGGCGCGCTGATGAAGCAGTTGGGCGGCGATGCGCTGATCGGCGTGCTGATCGTGTCGGCGCTCGCGTTCGTCGGCGCGGCGCTGTGGGAGCGGCGCGCGTTGCCGGTGCAAGCCGCTCGGCAAGAGCGGTGA
- a CDS encoding MBL fold metallo-hydrolase, protein MAGDKKFASQADLTEKKVTFERLSEHAYAYTAEGDPNTGIIVGDDAVLVADTQATPVMAEDVIRRIREVTDKPIKYVLLTHYHAVRVLGASAYGADHVIASQDTRDLIVERGAADMKSEIERFPRLFRSVESVPGLTWPTLTFKGEMTLWLGKLEVRIMQLGRGHTKGDTVVWLPQEKVLLSGDLVEYGATPYAGDAYFQDWPHTLDAIAALKPEKLVPGRGAALKTPQEVADGLAGTRAFVSELYAKVKSGAAAGKDLNAIYKETYAELKPKFGEWVIFDHCMPFDVTRAFDEATQYPDPRIWTAERDKDMWQTLEG, encoded by the coding sequence ATGGCGGGTGACAAGAAATTTGCATCGCAGGCGGACCTGACCGAGAAGAAGGTGACGTTCGAACGCCTGTCCGAGCACGCGTACGCCTATACGGCGGAAGGCGATCCGAACACGGGGATCATCGTCGGCGACGACGCGGTGCTCGTCGCCGACACGCAGGCGACGCCCGTGATGGCCGAGGACGTGATCCGGCGGATCCGCGAAGTCACCGACAAGCCGATCAAGTACGTGCTGCTCACGCACTACCACGCGGTGCGGGTGCTGGGCGCGTCCGCGTACGGTGCCGATCATGTGATCGCGAGCCAGGACACGCGCGACCTGATCGTCGAGCGCGGCGCGGCCGACATGAAGAGCGAGATCGAGCGCTTTCCGCGCCTGTTCCGCTCGGTCGAGTCGGTGCCGGGCCTCACTTGGCCGACGCTCACGTTCAAGGGCGAGATGACGCTTTGGCTCGGCAAGCTCGAAGTGAGGATCATGCAGCTTGGCCGCGGTCACACGAAGGGCGACACGGTCGTGTGGCTGCCGCAGGAGAAGGTGCTGCTGTCGGGCGACCTCGTCGAATACGGCGCGACGCCGTATGCGGGCGATGCGTATTTCCAGGACTGGCCGCACACGCTCGACGCGATCGCGGCGCTCAAGCCGGAGAAGCTCGTGCCGGGCCGCGGCGCCGCGCTGAAGACGCCGCAGGAAGTCGCGGACGGCCTCGCGGGCACGCGCGCGTTCGTGAGCGAGCTGTACGCGAAGGTGAAGTCCGGTGCGGCGGCGGGCAAGGATTTGAACGCGATCTACAAGGAAACGTATGCGGAGCTGAAGCCGAAGTTCGGCGAGTGGGTGATCTTCGACCACTGCATGCCGTTCGACGTGACGCGCGCGTTCGACGAGGCCACGCAATATCCGGATCCGCGGATCTGGACGGCCGAGCGCGACAAGGACATGTGGCAAACCCTGGAAGGCTGA
- the fahA gene encoding fumarylacetoacetase, with the protein MSAIPGALRATLDPSRKSWLDAANDAACDFPIQNLPFGIFSDARHPARRAGVALGDAIVDLAELARAGLLTVQGGAAVFERPSLNDFIALGRDAWRSVRIQLSALFERGDARLRDDAVLRARVLVAQRDATLHLPIDIPGYTDFYSSKEHATNVGSMFRDPKNALLPNWSEMPIGYNGRASSVVVSGTPVRRPNGQLKLPDGDRPVFGACRKLDIELETGFVVGRGNALGEPIACEDAESHIFGMVLLNDWSARDIQQWEYVPLGPFNAKTFATSISPWIVTLDALEPFRTEQPKQEPEPLAYLRHGGKHAFDVELEVRLKPDGAADATAISRTNFKHMYWTMAQQLAHHTVSGCNTRVGDLMGSGTISGPTRDSFGSLLELTWNGKEPIALASGGTRAFIEDGDELTLAGWCEGDGYRVGFGTCVGKILPALS; encoded by the coding sequence ATGAGCGCTATCCCCGGCGCGCTGCGCGCGACCCTCGATCCTTCCCGTAAGAGCTGGCTCGACGCGGCGAACGACGCCGCGTGCGATTTCCCGATCCAGAACCTGCCGTTCGGCATCTTCAGCGATGCGCGCCATCCGGCGCGTCGCGCGGGCGTCGCGCTCGGCGATGCGATCGTCGATCTCGCCGAGCTCGCACGCGCGGGCCTGCTGACGGTGCAGGGCGGAGCGGCCGTGTTCGAGCGGCCGTCGCTGAACGACTTCATCGCGCTCGGCCGCGACGCGTGGCGCAGCGTGCGCATCCAGTTGAGCGCGCTCTTCGAGCGCGGCGATGCGCGGTTGCGCGACGACGCCGTGCTGCGCGCGCGCGTGCTCGTCGCGCAGCGCGACGCGACGCTGCATCTGCCCATCGACATTCCCGGCTACACCGATTTCTACTCGTCGAAGGAGCACGCGACGAACGTCGGCTCGATGTTTCGCGATCCGAAGAATGCGCTGTTGCCGAACTGGTCCGAGATGCCGATCGGCTACAACGGCCGGGCGTCGTCGGTCGTCGTGAGCGGTACGCCGGTGCGCCGGCCGAATGGGCAGCTGAAGCTGCCGGACGGCGATCGCCCGGTGTTCGGCGCGTGCCGCAAGCTCGACATCGAGCTGGAGACGGGCTTCGTCGTCGGCCGCGGCAATGCGCTCGGCGAGCCGATCGCGTGCGAGGACGCGGAGTCGCACATCTTCGGAATGGTGCTCCTGAACGACTGGAGCGCGCGCGACATCCAGCAATGGGAATACGTGCCGCTCGGGCCGTTCAACGCGAAGACGTTCGCGACGTCGATCTCGCCGTGGATCGTCACGCTCGACGCGCTCGAGCCGTTCCGCACCGAGCAGCCGAAGCAGGAGCCGGAGCCGCTCGCGTATCTGCGCCACGGCGGCAAGCACGCGTTCGACGTCGAGCTCGAAGTGCGCCTGAAGCCGGACGGCGCGGCGGACGCGACGGCGATCTCGCGCACGAACTTCAAACACATGTACTGGACGATGGCGCAGCAGCTCGCGCATCACACAGTGTCGGGGTGCAACACGCGGGTCGGCGATCTGATGGGCTCGGGCACGATCAGCGGGCCGACGCGGGATTCGTTCGGCAGCCTGCTCGAGCTGACGTGGAACGGCAAGGAGCCGATCGCGCTCGCGAGCGGCGGCACGCGCGCGTTCATCGAAGACGGCGACGAGCTGACGCTTGCCGGCTGGTGCGAGGGCGATGGGTATCGCGTCGGCTTCGGCACGTGCGTCGGGAAGATTCTGCCGGCGTTGAGCTGA
- a CDS encoding FAD-dependent oxidoreductase → MTIDYQTLKFDYRPRAAGADAGEPHPAVVVGAGPVGLAAAIDLAQQGVPVVVLDDDDTLSTGSRAICFAKRTLEIFDRLGCGERVAQKGVSWHVGKVFLQDELIYAFDLLPEAGYARPAFVNLQQYYVEGYLAERAFELPNLDLRWKNRVTGIRQTPDHAELEIDTPEGPYTLRARYVIAADGSKSPLRAMMGLDSRGRTFKDRFLIADVKMKAPFPAERWFWFDPPFHRNQSVLLHRQPDDMWRIDFQLGWDADPVAEKAPERVVSRVRALLGPNVEFELEWVSVYTFRCQRMGSFRHGRVLFAGDSAHGVSPFGARGANSGVQDTDNLAWKLKLVLDGQAPDRLLDTYASEREFAADENIRNSTRSTDFITPKSPISRVFRDATLKLARDCEFARKLVNSGRLSVPAVLADSPLNTPDRAGDAFERAPVPGAVALDAPVLANGESGWLLRHLKDGFAGVLFGSIGDAPALVDATRGQAPPVAPVLVVPKGEARAVTGVDVIEDSEGLAAQRYDARPGTFYLLRPDQHVCARFRAADASAVRAALARALCNA, encoded by the coding sequence ATGACTATCGATTATCAGACGCTCAAGTTCGATTATCGTCCGCGCGCCGCCGGCGCCGACGCGGGCGAGCCGCACCCGGCGGTCGTCGTCGGCGCGGGGCCCGTCGGGCTCGCGGCGGCGATCGATCTCGCGCAGCAGGGCGTGCCCGTCGTGGTGCTCGACGACGACGACACGCTGTCGACCGGCTCGCGCGCGATCTGCTTCGCCAAGCGCACGCTCGAGATCTTCGATCGTCTCGGCTGCGGCGAGCGGGTGGCGCAGAAGGGCGTGAGCTGGCACGTCGGCAAGGTGTTCCTGCAAGACGAACTGATCTACGCGTTCGACTTGTTGCCCGAGGCCGGGTACGCGCGGCCGGCGTTCGTCAACTTGCAGCAATACTACGTCGAGGGCTATCTGGCCGAGCGCGCGTTCGAGCTGCCGAATCTCGATCTGCGCTGGAAGAACCGCGTGACGGGAATCCGGCAGACGCCCGACCATGCGGAGCTCGAAATCGACACGCCGGAAGGGCCGTACACGCTGCGCGCGCGCTACGTGATCGCGGCCGACGGCTCGAAGAGCCCGCTGCGCGCGATGATGGGCCTCGACAGCCGCGGCCGCACGTTCAAGGACCGTTTCCTGATCGCCGACGTGAAGATGAAGGCGCCGTTTCCGGCCGAGCGCTGGTTCTGGTTCGATCCGCCGTTCCATCGCAATCAGTCGGTGCTGCTGCACCGTCAGCCGGACGACATGTGGCGCATCGATTTCCAGCTCGGCTGGGACGCCGATCCCGTCGCCGAGAAAGCGCCGGAGCGTGTGGTTTCGCGCGTGCGCGCGCTGCTCGGGCCCAACGTCGAGTTCGAGCTCGAATGGGTGAGCGTCTATACGTTCCGCTGCCAGCGGATGGGCAGCTTCCGGCACGGCCGCGTGCTGTTCGCGGGCGACTCGGCGCACGGCGTGTCGCCGTTCGGCGCGCGCGGCGCGAACAGCGGCGTGCAGGACACCGACAACCTCGCGTGGAAGCTGAAGCTCGTGCTCGACGGCCAGGCGCCCGATCGCCTGCTCGACACGTACGCCAGCGAGCGCGAATTCGCGGCCGACGAGAACATCCGCAACTCGACGCGCTCGACCGATTTCATCACGCCGAAGAGCCCGATCTCGCGCGTGTTCCGCGACGCGACGCTCAAGCTTGCGCGCGATTGCGAGTTCGCGCGCAAGCTCGTCAACAGCGGCCGGCTGTCGGTGCCGGCGGTGCTCGCCGACTCGCCGCTCAATACGCCCGATCGCGCGGGCGACGCGTTCGAACGCGCGCCGGTTCCGGGTGCGGTTGCGCTTGATGCGCCCGTGCTCGCGAACGGCGAGTCCGGCTGGCTGCTGCGGCATCTGAAGGACGGCTTCGCCGGCGTCCTGTTCGGCTCGATCGGCGATGCGCCCGCGCTCGTCGACGCGACGCGCGGCCAAGCGCCGCCCGTCGCGCCCGTGCTCGTCGTGCCGAAGGGCGAAGCGCGCGCGGTGACGGGCGTCGACGTGATCGAGGACAGCGAAGGGCTTGCCGCGCAGCGCTACGACGCGCGTCCCGGCACGTTCTACCTGCTGCGTCCGGACCAGCACGTCTGCGCGCGCTTTCGCGCGGCGGACGCGAGCGCGGTGCGCGCGGCGCTCGCGCGCGCGCTCTGCAACGCGTGA
- the hmgA gene encoding homogentisate 1,2-dioxygenase: protein MTLDFSKPGEAGYQSGFANEFATEALPGALPHARNSPQRAPYGLYAEQLSGTAFTAPRGHNRRSWLYRIRPAAVHRPFELVSGERRIVADFGDSDDVPPTPPNQLRWDPLPMPAQPTDFVDGWVTMAGNGSAAAMSGCAIHLYAANRSMRDRFFYSADGELLIVPQEGRLFIMTELGRLDVEPFEIAVIPRGVRFSVALPDGHARGYLCENFGALLRLPDLGPIGSNGLANPRDFLTPNASYEDREGAFELVAKLNGRLWRADIDHSPFDVVAWHGNYAPYKYDLRHFNTIGSISYDHPDPSIFLVLQSQSDTPGVDAIDFVIFPPRWLAAEDTFRPPWFHRNVASEFMGLVHGVYDAKAEGFLPGGASLHNCMSGHGPDADTFEKASSIDTSKPNKVGDTMAFMFETRTLIRPTRFALDTAQLQANYFECWQGLEKHFNPEQR from the coding sequence ATGACACTGGATTTTTCGAAACCGGGCGAAGCGGGCTACCAGAGCGGCTTCGCGAACGAATTCGCGACCGAGGCGCTGCCGGGCGCGCTGCCGCACGCGCGCAACTCGCCGCAGCGCGCGCCGTATGGGCTCTATGCGGAGCAGCTGTCCGGCACCGCGTTCACTGCGCCGCGCGGCCACAACCGCCGGTCGTGGCTGTACCGGATCCGGCCGGCCGCCGTGCATCGGCCGTTCGAGCTCGTGTCCGGCGAGCGTCGGATCGTCGCCGACTTCGGCGATTCGGACGACGTGCCGCCGACGCCGCCGAACCAGTTGCGCTGGGACCCGCTGCCGATGCCCGCGCAGCCGACCGATTTCGTCGACGGCTGGGTGACGATGGCGGGCAACGGCTCCGCCGCCGCGATGAGCGGCTGCGCGATTCATCTGTACGCGGCGAACCGCTCGATGCGCGACCGCTTCTTCTACAGCGCGGACGGCGAGCTCTTGATCGTCCCGCAGGAAGGGCGGCTCTTCATCATGACGGAGCTTGGCCGGCTCGACGTCGAGCCGTTCGAGATCGCGGTGATCCCGCGCGGCGTGCGCTTCTCGGTCGCGTTGCCGGACGGGCACGCGCGCGGCTATCTCTGCGAGAACTTCGGCGCGCTGCTGCGGCTGCCGGATCTCGGGCCGATCGGTTCGAACGGGCTTGCGAATCCGCGCGATTTCCTGACGCCGAACGCGTCGTACGAAGACCGCGAAGGCGCATTCGAGCTCGTCGCGAAGCTGAACGGCCGGCTTTGGCGCGCGGACATCGATCATTCGCCGTTCGACGTCGTCGCGTGGCACGGCAACTACGCGCCGTACAAGTACGACCTGCGTCACTTCAACACGATCGGCTCGATCAGCTACGACCATCCGGATCCGTCGATCTTCCTCGTGCTGCAGTCGCAAAGCGATACGCCGGGCGTCGACGCGATCGACTTCGTGATCTTCCCGCCGCGCTGGCTCGCGGCCGAGGATACGTTCCGCCCGCCGTGGTTCCATCGCAACGTCGCGAGCGAGTTCATGGGCCTCGTGCACGGCGTCTACGACGCGAAGGCGGAAGGCTTCTTGCCGGGCGGCGCGAGTCTGCACAACTGCATGTCGGGCCACGGGCCGGATGCGGACACGTTCGAGAAGGCTTCTTCGATCGATACGTCGAAGCCGAACAAGGTCGGCGACACGATGGCGTTCATGTTCGAGACCCGCACGCTGATCCGTCCGACGCGCTTCGCGCTCGACACGGCGCAATTGCAGGCGAACTACTTCGAATGCTGGCAAGGCCTCGAAAAACACTTCAACCCGGAGCAACGATGA